A window from Schistocerca gregaria isolate iqSchGreg1 chromosome 8, iqSchGreg1.2, whole genome shotgun sequence encodes these proteins:
- the LOC126285124 gene encoding trypsin-1-like, with product MQRLALFLVCLLGSALALPSQAFLGRKASGRIIGGTNADIGDYPWQVSFQKLGSHNCGGSIISSSWVLTAAHCVDGLSLSWMSFRVGSSIRESGGSVLQASSGFMHGQYDRDTTDYDIAVVQVSGSLLGSNAQAVGLPSDGYDPAGGLAVTVTGWGDTRTGGPAAANLQKVDISIVDRKACRSIFAKTNTVTDRMVCAGQAGQSVCNGDSGGPLVSGNTQVGIVSWGSRTCEAAPGVYSNVGNLRSWIRSAAGV from the exons ATGCAGCGACTCGCTCTCTTCCTGGTGTGCCTGCTGGGTTCTGCTCTGGCACTGCCCTCCCAGGCCTTTCTGGGAAGGAAGGCCTCAGGCCGCATCATTGGGGGGACCAACGCGGACATCGGCGACTACCCGTGGCAGGTGTCCTTCCAGAAGTTGGGTTCACACAACTGTGGAGGGTCCATCATCAGCTCCAGCTGGGTCCTGACGGCGGCCCACTGCGTCGACGGCCTCAGCCTCTCATGGATGAGTTTCCGGGTCGGCAGCTCAATCCGAGAGAGCGGAGGCTCCGTCCTGCAGGCGTCTTCTGGCTTCATGCACGGCCAGTATGACAGAGACACAACTGACTACGATATTGCCGTTGTCCAG GTATCCGGTTCGCTTCTCGGCAGCAACGCTCAGGCGGTGGGCCtgccctctgacggctacgacccaGCAGGTGGTCTGGCGGTGACGGTGACCGGCTGGGGAGACACCAGGACTGGGGGACCCGCAGCCGCCAACCTCCAGAAGGTCGATATCAGCATCGTGGACCGCAAAGCCTGCAGAAGCATCTTCGCCAAAACTAACACTGTGACCGACCGCATGGTGTGCGCTGGTCAGGCCGGCCAGAGCGTCTGCAACGGCGACTCTGGCGGCCCACTGGTCAGCGGAAACACCCAGGTGGGCATCGTCTCCTGGGGGTCGAGGACCTGCGAGGCTGCGCCGGGAGTCTACTCCAACGTCGGCAACCTGCGCTCCTGGATTCGCTCTGCAGCTGGTGTCTAA